A genomic stretch from Helianthus annuus cultivar XRQ/B chromosome 1, HanXRQr2.0-SUNRISE, whole genome shotgun sequence includes:
- the LOC110883325 gene encoding uncharacterized protein LOC110883325 — protein sequence MESKLHPASIVSNIKSLIPITLEMETGQYASWSELFKIQCRAFLVIDHLSPKPTESSASSSQTGDKDGKDKSTPPPPESSWDRLDAIVLQWIYSTISNDLLHTILKPNTTAYEAWKTLENIFQDNKSTRAIHLLQKFSNTQLDAYPNMSAYCQ from the coding sequence ATGGAATCCAAACTACATCCAGCCTCAATTGTTTCCAATATCAAAAGTCTCATCCCAATTACGTTGGAGATGGAGACAGGCCAATACGCATCCTGGAGCGAGCTCTTTAAAATTCAATGTCGAGCTTTTCTCGTCATCGATCACCTATCTCCCAAACCTACCGAATCTTCTGCTTCTTCCTCCCAAACCGGCGACAAAGACGGCAAAGACAAGTCCACCCCACCACCTCCCGAGTCCTCATGGGATCGTCTTGACGCTATCGTCCTACAATGGATTTATAGCACTATTTCTAACGACCTTCTGCACACTATCTTGAAGCCAAACACAACTGCATACGAGGCTTGGAAGACACTTGAAAACATCTTTCAAGATAACAAAAGCACTCGTGCTATTCATCTGCTACAAAAGTTCTCCAACACCCAACTTGACGCCTACCCAAACATGTCTGCATATTGTCAATAA